Below is a genomic region from Culicoides brevitarsis isolate CSIRO-B50_1 chromosome 2, AGI_CSIRO_Cbre_v1, whole genome shotgun sequence.
aaaatcaagcctaaaaattttttaaacttcaaaaaaattaaattttacctgaaattttatcattttgtttCAGATTTGTAACCTCGTAATGTTCTGTGAATTAGCTTTGAGCAAATGTAAAAACTTGCGATACATCAAAGTTACCACTATAAAAGACGTTCGTCCATCCAGCGAACAAAATAATGGCTTCTCATCCCTAACGGAGAGTCTGGCAAAGAAAAGTGTCACCATCAACTTTGACTTTCACGAAAATTTACATGATCGACAAGTAATGTGAGTAATTTtccctttaaatttattttttttaaataaaaaaaataaatgaaaaaaaaaataaaaataattatgaattaaataaattatttcttaaaaataataaaacaaaaaaaatatgtttaaataaaaattatttacaattttttataaaaaattatttaattaggaattaatattttaaaaatttttttttataattttttaaattaaataatttttaattttaatttaaaattttaattttaaaaaaatttaatttaatataaaaattttttcttacaaaattaattttaatttttaattttttaaattaaattttttaaatttaatttaaaattttattttaaaaaattatggaattaaaattttaaaaattttttttattaggaattaaaattttgatactttttttttaattaaaaaattaaaaacaaattaatttaatttattaattaactttgaaataaatatttttaattaaatatttttttaacgaaaaatcttatttttttaaattaatttttcagcttAAGCAACGGTTACATCATAAAAATCGGACGAGGCTTGCACTATTTCAAACCGCCAGCTAATAAATACTCAATCGGTGCCTTCGACCACAATTTTCGGGAATGTCGTGAAACGAACATTGACATATTTTATTgtccagaaaataaaaaataacatttttcattctgATTTAAAGAACTTTATTTGGAATTGCACTGCTTATATTTAGGTAAAGtcatgacaaaaattattacactttaaaaatattgacaggCAACAAATACTAcaacaaagttttttcttccattctcTCTGCGTCTATGACTACGGCACAACAAATTATTgtctcaatttttcaataaaaaaaaagaaaaagaggaaaaacttTAACTTGCCAgcccaacattttttttttgcttgcaatattatttattgtagtCATTCAACAACAGCAGTCTTTTCttctatatttattataatattttttcgttttgtttatttgtacaTTTGTGTGTAGATTTCCAGGGtcaaaaggataaatcgcacatgtgaagtttttttttgcaaattattttttatttcgaaaaaataaatttattttagagaaatatttcgaaaaaaaaattgaaaaaaggcgaagaaatatttttcaaactttttcttgattttaaaataaaattcaaaagttataaatatttaatttttttaaacaaaaaattttttaagtaaaaaattttcagtgcaaattttctaaaaaaaaaaaattaaattttcttttaaaaacattttttttttgtaaaaaacctacagaattattttatttaaattgctttAAGTGATTAaactttcagaaaaaaaaagtttcaaaaatttagcaaaaaaaaaaagacaatatgACAAAATTGgaaatgttttgatttttttaataattaaaaaaaattaaattaaaaaaaaaaattgtgcagaaattttttcatgagttaatttttttttaaatttttgttctatatTGACTTgttaatagacaaaaaaaaactaaaaaataaattaacaaaatttttataacttaaaaatgcagttttcaaaacattaaaaaatttaaaactttctggattttttttggcaaaatttttcattttcaactaCAAGTTTACCTAAGCAAAAAATgcatatgtgcgatttatcccaTTGACCCTTCAACTCTGGCATAAAAGTCTACGGGTTAAGGAAAagggattttcaaaaatgaacagaagaaataataataaaaataataactatgATACAACACATGTGTCTGACTATTCATGACACTTTTTTTAAGGGAAAACTCGCAAAATTGGGGACAAGAATATGACAAAAGTGTGAATGAGTGCGCGCCGCCATAGGGCTACAGCGaagcacaacaaaaaattgattaaacttTCCTTTATCACTCATTTTCGCatgtttcttctcttttttcctTCCATTTGGATGACGGCCAAGCACACTCCCAAACGTCCCCGGAACTGTTTTGTCTAACAAGTGGGAGAGTTCCGTTTTTTGTCGCCCAAAATTTCCTCATTTCGATGCTTTTgggtggcaaaaaaaaaatcgaggaatgggttcagcaaaaatttttgtgcgaaaaaacaattttttctgtgcTTCTTAATACTCGGTAATGAATTTCTGCGgatgttttaaaaagttttaaggatttttctgCAGTCGCGTACGACCGGAGTTGTTGTCGCAGAAaaatgaaagcaaaaaaaaaaaaaaaaaatcggagaaaaaaacaagattaAATCTTGTCGTCTCATCATCAACAAGGTGAAGCAATGGATTAAACAgctattaattataatttttttctgctgtaaagaaaattcttttgcTTTTAAAGTTGCTGCCTTCTTAGCAAGACGACAACGACGTCGACGTGGCGATGGCAagtaaattgttgttgtttttcttttgaaactgatgtaaattgaaattaatgaatttttacttttatatttatttatacgttGGATGATGGAAAAGTGCGATGAATAGAGCGGCAGCCGCGCCAACGTTAAGACGATTGATGGCAGCAGTCACGCTTGAAAGACTTTTAAAGACAGTTTTGATGacaattttcaatgattttgcGTTTTTCAAGGCGATTTGTGACCAATTGCAAATTTTCTCACGttatttttgacgaattttaatttttaaaattatttcaataccaatttttttatgcttcagTAAAAAggcaattatttttgataatttgactgatttttactgcattttaattttatagacgACTCTTGAGAAGCTGAAGTGGCACTGACAAGCAATCATCATcgttttttacataaatttgcaTTCAAATAGCAATTTGGGACATCATTTAATTGAAGTATAGCACTTTTGTTTGTGATGTTTGAGAGTAAGTTTTGAAATGTAAAAGaaaaggaatattttttaataaaattttcttaaattttctttttctttatgtttttcagagacattttttttcatgaatttttattaaattataaaaatttttaaaaaattaaggtttctgaaaaaataaaaaaaaattaaaaaataaataatatttctatcaaaaattaatttaaaaaaaaaataaatttttatcaaaaattaattaaaaaaattaattaaaaaaaaaaaaaaattaaaatttttatcaaaaattaatttaaaaaaaaaaaaaattaaaatttttatcaaaaaaaaaaaaaaaaattaaaatttttgtcaataattaatttaaaaaaaaaattaaaatttttatcaaaaaaaaaaaaattaatttcatactTAGAATAAAAGCttagcttttgaaaaaatttaaaaaaatagaatacaGAAAGCAAGTTTttgtttcacaaaattaaaattattgaaaaaaatgtttcccgataaaataatgactttaatgattttttaacaatttttgggtttaatttatgaaatttattaaaatttatgattttctgaacatttttcatttaaaatctattttttcttgaaattcaataaactttttgaatatttttcgggatttttaaaatgttttctagAGACcttcatgaaaatattcaaattaaaaattaaaataattcttcatttttcattaaggagaattttgttaatttttacaatttaaaaaaaatgacaaaaaattaaaaaattcagaaattttcataaaattattgaattatttttttaaaatcttaaaaatgtaagaaaataataaatcgttaaatatttttttaaaatttccttttgaaaatgaaaaaataatttaaaatgcttcaaaaaactgaaacaaagttcaaaaagttgaaattcaaaaaaaaaaaaaaaaaagaaattctcaacaaaatttaaattttccactgATAAATCCCGTctggaaagaaaaattttctttaatcatCTATCTTGACCATGCCAATCCACCGATATctcttttccatttttctccGCACCATGAAACGACCGGcacgacaaaaaattcttatcgcATCAATCTAATTCAGATTTCAATTACATCTCAACTTAAACAGAGAAAGCAACTAGCTGCCACGGCAACACACTTATCACTTGCCTGCCTGCCGTCGTCATTATTGATTCCTGGATTCTTTTTATATTCATCCCTCgctctctctttttctcgtCTTCGGTTCCTTGTCCTCGTCAAATTCCCAACTACATTATCTCCTTTGtctattttacgattttcattcaaacgCAAGCGAAGGACGTCCATCTATTCTGtcacatctttaaaaagaaaataaaatgaaaaaaaaagacttgaTGGATGGATATGGAGCtgtcttaaattattttcttcaaatgtaAAATAGGTAAACTTCATTAATCATTCAATCACCTTTTGttcatttcttttcattttgccCGAAACATGGGTTTGATTTtgccaaaaacgaaaaattttcccatctagcaaaaatttttcgttttttggtcAATGAACCCCTCGACACTAatccgcagcagcagcagcagaaattcaaaaatgcaaGATAAATGGCTTCTCATTTGTTTCATTAAAGAACAAACAATCCAAATTCGCGTTAGGGCCCACAAACAatgatttaatattaatatttgagCGCGagtttcaagtttttcttcaatttttttgtttttctaaaagaaaatgtggagaaaaaattgtgtgcgtaaaataatgtaatatttATGGGTTTTCTTACgttaaaaaatgaacgaagggaaaaaaataaaagaaaagacgCCTGTTGATTTCCCAAACTCCCTCCGTCTAATAATAACGCCGGAGAATTCGCGTGCGTTGTGTATGTTTTGTGTCTCACATCATTTAGGAAAATAAACAACTCTCAGGTAATCTCTTGCATATTGTCAGTCTTCCTTGCTGTTGTTGTCGTCTTGccaccttttttttcgtcgtcgtgtgctcaaaattaaaattacaatttccataaatttttcgcaCCGAACGATCCGCCgttggaggaaaaaaaaagaatttacgGAGATATATTGCATGAGAGACATAAATCACCTACACACAAGTGGATTTAATCACAttgtttttatgctttttattATGACTAGCGAGGAAAAAAGCGACGAgaacgaacaaacaaacacatgCATGCCGAGGAAAAAACGTTAGAAGTGAGCCCAAAACCCATatataataatgtaataataatgccGTTTTCCGGGCGGGCGAcggcgacaacgacgacgatgaaggCAAAAGACGacatttcttttcatttgtttaaagtgttcttatgatttttattttatggcatTTTGGAGAATTTAGGggtaaatttgatattttgactCTTTGGAGTCTTtccgtattttaaaaaaaattttatgaaaaattgagttttttttcaaaaattctgcaaaaaaaggaaaaaaaattattttatttttaaaaaaattaatttttcttgatatttaataataattttttaaaatacttgatttctcataatttaattaaaaaataatttatacataaa
It encodes:
- the LOC134831502 gene encoding MIT domain-containing protein 1 gives rise to the protein MSAVSLLTKAIELDVSGRRIEALKLYEEGIGELLRVCKAETNEEKKKHFQSKIVEYMNRAEEVKKLVQKWNTKGEICDKIHVIDGASGFSYRRVFEKYMKDDVKEILIDEPYLKEHFQICNLVMFCELALSKCKNLRYIKVTTIKDVRPSSEQNNGFSSLTESLAKKSVTINFDFHENLHDRQVILSNGYIIKIGRGLHYFKPPANKYSIGAFDHNFRECRETNIDIFYCPENKK